Proteins encoded together in one Xiphophorus maculatus strain JP 163 A chromosome 13, X_maculatus-5.0-male, whole genome shotgun sequence window:
- the LOC102222737 gene encoding riboflavin transporter 2-like, whose product MAVLTHLLAILFGVGSWVSINGLWVELPLIVPQVPEGWYLPSYLSVLIQAANVGPLVVTLMHRLRPGVLNEAAVIYVIVAVGAVASFLLAFFWKETVVVAGSPRSLALLVLTFFLATVDCTSSVTFLPFMMHLQPHFLTSYFVGEGLSGLLPALAALVQGVGLVRCVNGSRSLNHSGHGTGRLEAQYQPSNFSAEVFFFFLSAMMLVSLAAFLLLDLHPAVVRQQPDPRYSTRSRERFRSSRKRAEQRPMMDLFRPQNHKPRSSLGSSSCSQKQLIFIFVVLGWVNALSNTVLPSVQSYSCLPYGNGAYHLSATLAAVSNPLAGFVAMFVSIRSLVFLGFLTVLGTLIGSYIMLMAALSPCPLLVNDGSGAAIMVLAWILLIFFLSYVKIIIGVILRDEGHSALVWCGAVVQLGSLLGAVAMFPLVSVYGLFSSGDPCSTSCP is encoded by the exons ATGGCCGTGCTCACCCACCTGCTGGCCATCCTCTTCGGGGTGGGCTCCTGGGTCTCCATCAACGGCCTGTGGGTGGAGCTTCCTCTCATCGTGCCGCAGGTCCCAGAGGGATGGTACCTGCCCTCCTACCTGTCCGTCCTCATCCAGGCGGCCAACGTCGGGCCGCTCGTAGTCACCCTGATGCACCGCCTCCGGCCCGGCGTCCTCAACGAGGCGGCGGTCATCTACGTGATCGTGGCGGTGGGCGCCGTGGCCAGCTTCCTGCTGGCTTTCTTCTGGAAGGAGACGGTGGTGGTGGCCGGCAGCCCCCGCAGCCTggctctgctggttctgacctTCTTCCTGGCGACTGTGGACTGCACCTCCTCCGTCACCTTCCTGCCCTTCATGATGCACCTCCAGCCGCACTTCCTCACCTCCTACTTCGTCGGGGAGGGGCTGAGCGGCCTGCTGCCGGCCCTGGCGGCTCTGGTCCAGGGCGTCGGCCTGGTGCGCTGCGTCAACGGCAGCCGGTCCCTGAACCACAGCGGCCACGGTACCGGACGCCTGGAGGCTCAGTACCAGCCCTCCAACTTCTCCGCCGaggtcttcttcttcttcctcagcGCCATGATGCTGGTGAGCCTGGCAGCGTTCCTGCTGCTGGACCTCCACCCGGCCGTGGTCCGGCAGCAGCCAGACCCGCGCTACTCCACCAGGTCCAGGGAGAGGTTCCGGAGCAGCCGGAAGAGGGCCGAGCAGAGGCCCATGATGGACCTCTTCAGGCCCCAGAACCACAAACCCAGAAGCAGCTTGGGTTCCAGCTCCTGCAGCCAGAAGCAGCTGATCTTCATCTTCGTGGTTCTGGGCTGGGTCAATGCCCTGAGCAACACGGTCCTGCCGTCCGTCCAGTCCTACTCCTGCCTGCCCTACGGGAACGGCGCCTACCACCTGTCGGCCACGCTGGCCGCAGTGTCCAACCCGCTGGCCGGCTTCGTCGCCATGTTCGTCTCCATCAG GTCGCTGGTGTTCCTGGGCTTCCTGACAGTTCTGGGAACCTTGATCGGCTCGTACATAATGCTGATGGCGGCGCTGAGTCCCTGCCCCCTTCTGGTCAACGACGGTTCTGGCGCCGCGATCATG GTTCTCGCCTGGATCCTCCTCATCTTCTTTCTGTCCTACGTGAAGATCATCATCGGGGTGATCCTGCGGGACGAAGGTCACAGCGCCCTCGTGTGGTGCGGAGCGGTGGTGCAGCTCGGCTCCCTGCTGGGAGCCGTCGCCATGTTCCCTCTGGTCAGCGTCTACGGCCTGTTCTCCTCCGGGGACCCATGCAGCACCAGTTGCCCCTGA